A portion of the Gossypium arboreum isolate Shixiya-1 chromosome 8, ASM2569848v2, whole genome shotgun sequence genome contains these proteins:
- the LOC108470018 gene encoding uncharacterized protein LOC108470018, translating into MIQICLQNWQQQLGKRLQLILLILEGQMEDLRGDLASEADIAHEDTEYVNGFPDAYSSRKRELVERTMNSIQTNVPEDDGILPFCGEISRPYGPGFRSQSPMYHNGNFGSPRDERHRQGRARERSPHMTPSRGKRDKLSDTHSHEESVESMDHKSPLLVKDDVDDELEPTDRSPVTEKDFELEPADRSPVT; encoded by the exons ATGATCCAGATTTGCCTCCAGAATTGGCAGCAGCAACTGGGCAAGAGACTTCAGCTGATACTGCTAATCTTGGAAGGTCAAATGGAGGATCTTCGAGGAGATCTTGCATCTGAAGCTGATATTGCGCATGAAGATACTGAATATGTTAATGGTTTTCCAGATGCTTATAGCAGCCGAAAGAGGGAACTAGTTGAAAGAACTATGAACTCTATTCAGACTAATGTGCCTGAAGATGATGGCATTTTGCCCTTCTGTGGGGAAATATCACGCCCATATGGTCCTGGATTTAGGAGCCAGAGTCCTATGTATCATAACGGAAACTTTGGCAGTCCTCGTGATGAGAG GCATAGGCAGGGAAGAGCACGTGAGAGATCCCCTCACATGACACCTAGTCGAGGTAAACGGGACAAGTTAAGTGATACCCATTCCCATGAGGAATCTGTTGAAAGCATGGATCACAAATCTCCTCTTCTCGTTAAGGATGACGTTGATGATGAGCTTGAGCCAACTGATAGAAGCCCTGTTACAGAAAAGGACTTTGAGCTTGAGCCAGCTGATAGAAGCCCTGTTACATAA